One segment of Pleomorphomonas sp. PLEO DNA contains the following:
- a CDS encoding ROK family protein, which yields MTSKPTALGFDVGGTNLRVAEVDAAGVIRWHHAERVTKGREAFMARLIEIVAARRSPDVKAIGVGMPGRVDATAGRVLSAGYLDLGGLPLADLLATASGLPVSVENDCTMALIAECAVGAARGESNVVMFTIGTGIGGAIAQNGRPVHGRATAGQLGHITVRPGGELCNCGRRGCVETTSSGTALGRHIQEAGLASDTRVDDLFIAAEGGNKVADSVLSAWAAPMRDAATSMAAAFDPDVVLFGGGLGTAMVRALERLPPEESWYHYDIRAAELGDDAGVIGAALCALGRIENVASPRRTSVAAPQPALF from the coding sequence ATGACAAGCAAACCAACAGCGCTCGGCTTTGACGTCGGGGGTACCAATCTCCGTGTCGCAGAGGTCGACGCGGCCGGCGTCATACGATGGCATCATGCTGAACGCGTTACCAAGGGGCGAGAGGCCTTCATGGCCCGTCTCATCGAAATTGTCGCGGCGAGGCGGAGCCCGGACGTCAAGGCTATCGGCGTCGGCATGCCCGGCCGCGTCGACGCAACCGCCGGCCGAGTGCTCTCCGCCGGCTATCTCGACCTCGGCGGTCTGCCGCTTGCCGATTTGCTCGCAACGGCCAGTGGCCTGCCGGTTAGCGTCGAAAATGATTGCACCATGGCGCTGATCGCCGAATGCGCGGTTGGCGCGGCGCGTGGTGAGTCCAATGTTGTGATGTTCACCATTGGCACCGGAATCGGCGGTGCCATCGCTCAAAACGGCCGACCGGTCCACGGCCGGGCGACCGCCGGCCAGCTTGGCCACATCACGGTCAGGCCCGGCGGCGAGCTTTGCAATTGTGGCCGTCGAGGCTGCGTCGAGACGACGAGTTCCGGAACGGCACTCGGGCGGCACATCCAAGAAGCTGGGCTTGCCTCCGATACTAGGGTGGATGACCTTTTCATCGCGGCCGAAGGGGGCAACAAGGTCGCGGACAGCGTTCTTTCGGCCTGGGCCGCGCCGATGCGCGACGCGGCGACTTCTATGGCGGCAGCCTTTGATCCGGATGTCGTCCTGTTTGGGGGCGGTCTCGGCACAGCCATGGTTCGAGCCCTTGAGCGGCTCCCTCCGGAGGAGAGCTGGTACCACTACGATATCCGGGCGGCCGAACTCGGAGATGATGCCGGCGTCATCGGCGCCGCGCTGTGCGCCCTTGGCCGGATCGAAAACGTGGCAAGCCCTCGGCGGACATCGGTCGCCGCTCCTCAGCCCGCCCTCTTTTGA
- a CDS encoding tagatose-bisphosphate aldolase: MSNRMTTAEYRGYQQICGTNGRMMVVACDQRGAMRQILASTPEERAKIDENKLGDVKSDIVAYLANSASCVLLDPVCAVPRVIDDGVLGRNTALLIGLDASGWDLDAKGYRLSKLVPGVDARRVRELGGTGGKLMVYLRPDRPEANTHNIKTIRDCVADFAKEDLLLVVEILTYAFDGEDEAAYKAKFGELIEGCARIALDNGSKVLKLPFPGSAASCRAISDMAGDVPWAVLSAGVDHKTFLGQVETAMQNGASGVIAGRALWKDCISLDRKVEQDRLATVATPRLRQIQDVLDKFALRVPELA, encoded by the coding sequence ATGTCCAACAGGATGACAACCGCGGAGTATCGCGGCTACCAGCAGATTTGCGGCACCAACGGCCGCATGATGGTGGTTGCCTGCGACCAGCGTGGCGCCATGCGCCAGATCCTCGCATCCACCCCCGAGGAGCGGGCCAAAATCGACGAAAACAAGCTCGGCGACGTCAAGTCCGACATTGTCGCCTATCTCGCCAACTCAGCCTCCTGCGTGCTGCTCGATCCGGTTTGCGCCGTGCCCCGCGTCATTGACGACGGCGTTCTCGGCCGCAACACCGCGCTGTTGATCGGGCTTGATGCGTCCGGCTGGGATCTGGATGCCAAGGGCTATCGCCTCTCCAAGCTGGTGCCGGGCGTCGATGCCCGTCGGGTCCGCGAATTGGGCGGTACCGGCGGTAAACTGATGGTCTATCTGCGCCCCGACCGCCCCGAGGCCAATACGCACAACATCAAGACCATCCGCGATTGCGTCGCAGACTTCGCCAAGGAAGATCTGCTCCTGGTCGTCGAGATCCTGACCTATGCCTTCGACGGCGAGGACGAGGCGGCCTACAAGGCGAAGTTCGGCGAATTGATCGAAGGCTGCGCCCGCATCGCGCTCGATAACGGATCCAAGGTTCTGAAACTGCCGTTCCCCGGCAGCGCCGCCTCCTGCCGCGCCATTTCCGACATGGCCGGTGATGTACCCTGGGCCGTGCTGTCGGCGGGCGTCGACCACAAGACATTCCTCGGCCAAGTGGAAACGGCGATGCAGAACGGCGCCTCCGGCGTCATCGCCGGCCGCGCGCTGTGGAAGGACTGCATCTCGCTCGATCGCAAGGTCGAGCAGGACCGGCTCGCCACCGTTGCGACGCCGCGTCTGCGGCAGATTCAGGATGTTCTCGACAAATTTGCGCTGCGAGTTCCCGAGCTGGCCTGA
- a CDS encoding ABC transporter permease, producing MSAKSTSLSSSAPDASTVQDEVLAPSNLVAFAGRMWAVLFLIALIVFFSITAPGFFDLFNFQAVGANMAVLLVLGLGQTFVIISAGIDLSTGFVMGLSSVASAIVMQSLTGYPLPVIIVLGLMTSLFIGIAAGAVNGVLVAYMRVPPFIATLGSLSVAEGAAYVLSGGPPVSISTRGLGFFGNGFLAYFHPDAGLSFLSMPSGVTGTAVRDVLGFFPLQVVYIVILASFCGWLLGSTRFGRHVYAVGGNPKAASRAGIPLGWTLFKIYVLCAVSASLAGFLYVLRFNGGVANAGDALMLSSVAAIAIGGASMLGGQGRILGTVVGALVIAVIQNGLVILGIDPFWQYVAVGAVIIMAVLVDQAKGRFFP from the coding sequence ATGAGTGCCAAATCAACCAGCCTTTCGTCCTCGGCCCCAGACGCCTCCACGGTGCAAGACGAAGTCCTGGCGCCCTCCAATCTCGTCGCCTTTGCCGGCCGCATGTGGGCCGTTCTTTTTCTGATTGCCCTGATCGTCTTTTTCTCGATCACGGCACCGGGCTTCTTCGACCTTTTCAACTTTCAGGCGGTCGGCGCCAATATGGCTGTGCTGCTTGTGCTCGGCCTGGGGCAGACCTTCGTCATCATCTCGGCCGGCATCGACCTGTCGACCGGCTTCGTCATGGGGCTTTCAAGCGTCGCCAGCGCGATCGTCATGCAATCGCTGACTGGCTACCCACTGCCGGTGATCATCGTGCTCGGCCTGATGACGTCACTTTTCATCGGCATTGCCGCCGGCGCGGTCAACGGCGTTCTCGTCGCCTACATGCGCGTGCCGCCGTTCATCGCCACGCTCGGCTCCCTGTCGGTCGCTGAAGGTGCCGCCTATGTGCTGTCCGGCGGTCCGCCGGTCTCCATCAGCACGCGCGGTCTGGGTTTCTTCGGCAACGGCTTCCTGGCTTACTTCCATCCCGATGCCGGCCTCAGCTTCCTGTCCATGCCGAGCGGCGTGACGGGAACGGCCGTGCGCGATGTTCTCGGCTTCTTTCCGCTACAGGTCGTCTACATCGTCATTCTCGCCTCGTTCTGTGGCTGGCTGCTCGGTAGCACCCGGTTTGGCCGGCATGTCTATGCCGTCGGCGGCAATCCCAAGGCCGCTTCACGGGCCGGTATTCCGCTCGGCTGGACGCTGTTCAAGATCTACGTGCTGTGCGCGGTCTCGGCGTCGCTGGCCGGCTTTCTCTATGTGCTGCGCTTCAACGGCGGTGTCGCCAATGCCGGCGACGCGCTGATGCTGTCGTCGGTCGCAGCCATCGCCATCGGCGGCGCGTCGATGCTGGGCGGCCAAGGACGCATCCTCGGCACAGTCGTCGGCGCCCTGGTGATCGCCGTCATCCAAAACGGCCTCGTCATCCTGGGCATCGACCCCTTCTGGCAATACGTCGCCGTCGGCGCCGTCATCATCATGGCCGTCCTGGTGGATCAGGCCAAGGGGAGGTTCTTCCCATGA
- a CDS encoding ABC transporter substrate-binding protein, with translation MKKFAAALAAVLVSSTAVTAASLKPADVTIALIYGIKGDPFYVTMEKGARAKAKELGITLVADGPSQWNPQLQTPLIDAMIAKKVNGMVAVPNDPTAMIAVLERASQAGITIATADTFIGDGDYKKGTVTFPVAGVSSDNFAGGETACKALIDGMGGKGSLYVLVSTPNVPSDTLRRDGCKAAVEATNGAVKLAGVDYTQSNATTATNLTQAALQRDKNIGAVFGGNLFSAQGAAAAVRTANLQGTVKIASFDAPEEAIASLKDGLIDIVIAQQPGQIGAVAVQSVYDSLMGKTDIAAKVAVPFVTITRDNVDSPEAQSAIYKAK, from the coding sequence ATGAAGAAATTTGCAGCCGCGCTCGCCGCCGTTCTCGTTTCGTCGACCGCCGTCACGGCGGCTTCGCTGAAGCCCGCCGACGTCACCATCGCCCTCATCTACGGCATCAAGGGCGACCCCTTCTACGTCACCATGGAAAAGGGCGCGCGCGCCAAGGCCAAGGAGCTCGGCATCACCCTGGTTGCCGATGGCCCCTCCCAGTGGAACCCGCAGCTTCAGACGCCGCTGATCGACGCCATGATCGCCAAGAAGGTCAATGGCATGGTGGCCGTGCCCAACGACCCGACCGCCATGATCGCCGTGCTTGAGCGCGCCTCTCAGGCTGGTATCACCATCGCTACGGCCGACACGTTCATCGGCGATGGCGACTACAAGAAGGGCACCGTCACCTTCCCGGTGGCAGGCGTTTCGTCCGACAACTTCGCCGGTGGCGAGACAGCCTGCAAGGCGTTGATCGACGGCATGGGCGGCAAGGGCTCGCTTTACGTGCTCGTCTCGACGCCGAATGTTCCTTCGGACACACTGCGCCGCGATGGCTGTAAAGCCGCCGTCGAAGCGACCAACGGCGCGGTCAAGCTGGCTGGCGTCGATTACACCCAGAGCAACGCCACGACGGCGACCAACCTGACGCAGGCCGCGCTGCAGCGCGACAAGAACATTGGCGCCGTCTTCGGCGGCAATCTGTTCAGCGCTCAGGGAGCGGCCGCTGCCGTTCGCACGGCCAACCTGCAGGGCACGGTCAAGATTGCCAGCTTCGACGCGCCCGAGGAAGCCATCGCCAGCCTGAAAGACGGCCTGATCGATATCGTCATCGCTCAGCAGCCCGGCCAGATTGGCGCCGTCGCCGTTCAGTCGGTCTACGACTCTCTCATGGGCAAGACCGACATCGCCGCCAAGGTCGCCGTCCCCTTCGTGACGATTACCCGCGACAACGTCGACAGTCCGGAAGCGCAGTCTGCGATCTACAAGGCCAAATAA
- a CDS encoding copper resistance CopC/CopD family protein: protein MLRFLSRLALIVVGCALLADPCFAHATLVGSDPAEGGVIAITPGNVRLSFNEPVTPLAFKFFDPDGRSHNVAANARDNDVIVELPAAAEEGTYALSWRVASADGHPVGGTSIFSVGRPSHRAAPQAAVVRAFTVSLLIWLARIGVYLGWIGGVGGAFFLTVVAAGQRPTLADRTIAALLGLGAVATAFSFGLQGLDELGGNLATLGGAAPWLAGVQSRYGETLVLGIVALILAGVALRRPAGRLTIGSAAAALLTVAFALTLSGHASTAAPVWVARPALALHGIAATLWGGSLLPLLILVATRHEHAGRTALRLSALLLPTVALLALSGLTLALLQGVAVATLTGTDYGRLLTAKLVLVLVMLGIGALNRRILVPRAATGDGMHLKRLSQVLAVDACLLLAVLAVVAGWRFTPPRRSIAAAEAALRHRSMLHIHTARGMAMIQLGDHGDLDIRLSDANGRPWVAREVRLSLANPAAGIEPLQRQATLVADGHWLVDGLIFPAGGAWVLRLSVLISDFESLSLEGVLTVP from the coding sequence ATGCTGCGTTTCCTTTCAAGATTGGCCCTGATCGTCGTCGGCTGCGCGTTGCTGGCCGATCCGTGCTTTGCTCATGCCACTCTCGTTGGAAGCGATCCCGCCGAAGGTGGCGTCATTGCCATAACGCCAGGGAATGTTCGGCTTTCCTTCAACGAGCCGGTTACTCCGCTGGCGTTCAAGTTCTTCGATCCCGATGGTCGGAGCCATAACGTTGCGGCAAACGCTCGGGATAATGACGTCATCGTGGAGCTTCCCGCCGCTGCCGAAGAAGGCACCTATGCCCTCAGTTGGCGCGTCGCTTCCGCCGACGGCCATCCGGTCGGCGGCACATCGATCTTCTCCGTTGGCCGCCCCAGCCATCGCGCCGCTCCGCAAGCGGCGGTGGTTCGGGCATTCACCGTCTCGCTCCTCATCTGGCTTGCCCGGATCGGCGTCTATCTTGGCTGGATCGGCGGTGTCGGCGGGGCATTCTTTTTGACAGTTGTTGCCGCCGGGCAGCGCCCGACCCTTGCCGATCGTACGATTGCCGCTCTTCTTGGCCTTGGCGCCGTGGCGACGGCGTTTTCCTTCGGTCTGCAGGGGCTCGACGAACTTGGAGGAAACCTCGCTACTCTTGGTGGCGCCGCCCCTTGGCTCGCGGGTGTGCAATCCCGCTACGGCGAGACACTTGTCCTTGGCATCGTGGCGCTGATCCTCGCAGGCGTCGCCCTGCGCCGTCCCGCAGGCAGGCTCACGATTGGATCGGCGGCGGCGGCGCTTCTTACGGTGGCCTTTGCCTTGACTCTGAGCGGCCACGCCAGCACCGCGGCGCCCGTCTGGGTGGCGCGCCCTGCCCTCGCCCTGCACGGCATCGCCGCAACGCTTTGGGGCGGATCGCTGCTTCCGCTGTTGATCCTCGTTGCGACGCGCCATGAGCACGCAGGCCGGACCGCGCTGCGGCTGTCGGCTCTGCTGTTGCCGACTGTCGCTCTGCTGGCACTGTCGGGTCTGACGCTCGCCCTCCTGCAAGGGGTGGCCGTGGCGACCCTGACAGGAACGGACTACGGGCGCCTGTTGACCGCCAAACTGGTGCTGGTGCTGGTCATGTTAGGCATCGGCGCCCTGAACCGCCGCATTCTTGTGCCGCGAGCCGCCACGGGTGATGGGATGCATCTCAAACGGCTGAGCCAAGTGCTTGCTGTGGATGCCTGCCTGCTGTTGGCCGTGCTCGCCGTCGTCGCGGGTTGGCGCTTTACGCCGCCGCGCCGCAGCATCGCCGCCGCCGAGGCGGCCCTTCGCCACCGCTCAATGCTGCACATCCATACGGCACGCGGCATGGCGATGATCCAGCTCGGCGACCACGGTGACCTCGATATTCGCCTGAGCGACGCCAACGGCCGACCGTGGGTGGCACGTGAGGTGCGGCTCAGCCTCGCCAACCCCGCCGCCGGCATTGAACCCTTGCAGCGGCAGGCAACGCTTGTGGCGGACGGACACTGGCTTGTCGATGGCCTGATTTTCCCAGCCGGCGGCGCCTGGGTCCTGCGGCTCAGCGTGCTCATCAGCGATTTTGAAAGCCTGTCGCTCGAGGGCGTGCTGACGGTGCCGTGA
- a CDS encoding AAA family ATPase, whose protein sequence is MHPILLVNGVPASGKSTVAAAIARRLRLPILAVDTVKEAFFDHLGIGDRDYSRKLGRASYQAIFATIAAFPDGLGAIVDAWHKFVPLDLLEGHLIRAEAAPVIEIWCHSPPEVCAERYRARAGQRHPGHPAASYAEELADLAARATPIGRWPVIDIDTNRPLDEDGLIGKLNELLCEKANRYAQS, encoded by the coding sequence ATGCATCCCATACTTCTCGTCAATGGTGTGCCGGCCAGCGGCAAGTCCACCGTCGCCGCGGCGATCGCGCGCCGACTGAGACTGCCGATTCTTGCCGTCGATACCGTCAAGGAAGCCTTCTTCGACCACCTGGGCATTGGCGACCGCGACTACAGCCGCAAACTCGGCCGCGCCAGCTACCAAGCCATCTTCGCCACCATTGCCGCCTTTCCCGACGGGCTCGGTGCCATCGTCGACGCTTGGCATAAATTCGTACCGCTTGATCTGCTCGAAGGTCATCTCATCCGAGCGGAGGCGGCACCGGTCATTGAAATCTGGTGCCATTCGCCGCCCGAGGTTTGCGCCGAGCGCTATCGCGCGCGAGCCGGCCAACGCCATCCCGGCCATCCAGCAGCCAGCTATGCCGAGGAACTCGCCGACCTCGCCGCTCGCGCCACGCCTATCGGCCGCTGGCCAGTGATCGATATCGACACCAATCGTCCGCTGGATGAGGACGGACTCATTGGCAAGCTCAACGAGTTGCTTTGCGAGAAAGCGAACCGCTACGCACAATCGTGA
- a CDS encoding ATP-binding cassette domain-containing protein, whose protein sequence is MLASHPISSAASIPQAPHPEGLTPVLRCRKITKRFGGLIAVDQVDFDVYPGETIALLGDNGAGKSTLIQTVAGVHRPDGGTIELDGKEVDIPSPLQARDLGIETVFQDLALCDNLGAAENIFLGREVPGKAYGFLPGLDNAKMRSEAKAVLSELHINIRNLEAPVRTLSGGQRQATAIARAVYWKAKLMIMDEPTAALGVPEQKKVLSLIETLKSRGVPVIIISHNMQDVFEVADRLFIMRRGRAVADLRAADTNANEVVRLMVG, encoded by the coding sequence ATGCTCGCATCCCACCCCATCTCCAGCGCCGCGTCGATCCCTCAGGCACCACATCCCGAAGGCCTCACTCCGGTCCTGCGCTGCCGCAAGATCACCAAGCGCTTCGGCGGTCTTATCGCCGTCGATCAGGTCGACTTCGACGTCTACCCCGGCGAGACCATCGCCCTGCTCGGCGACAATGGCGCCGGCAAGTCGACGCTGATCCAGACGGTCGCCGGCGTTCACCGGCCGGACGGCGGCACCATCGAACTCGATGGCAAGGAAGTCGACATCCCCTCGCCGTTGCAGGCTCGCGACCTCGGCATCGAGACGGTGTTCCAGGATCTGGCGCTCTGCGACAACCTCGGCGCGGCGGAGAACATCTTCCTCGGCCGCGAGGTCCCGGGCAAAGCCTATGGTTTCCTGCCTGGCCTCGACAACGCCAAGATGCGTTCCGAGGCGAAAGCCGTCCTGTCGGAACTGCACATCAATATCCGCAATCTCGAAGCTCCGGTTCGCACGCTGTCCGGCGGACAGCGTCAGGCGACAGCCATCGCACGCGCTGTCTACTGGAAAGCCAAGCTGATGATCATGGATGAGCCGACCGCCGCGCTCGGTGTTCCCGAGCAGAAGAAGGTGCTGTCGCTGATCGAGACGCTGAAGTCGCGCGGCGTGCCGGTGATCATCATCTCCCACAACATGCAGGACGTTTTCGAGGTCGCCGACCGGCTGTTCATCATGCGCCGCGGCCGTGCCGTCGCCGACCTCAGGGCCGCCGACACCAACGCCAACGAAGTCGTCCGCCTGATGGTCGGCTGA
- a CDS encoding sugar-binding transcriptional regulator, with protein MLRRPVIFFREVDLSDFSGQEPGSSRALLHTVAKLYYLSNIPQNEISRQLGLSTATISRLLKRAREDGIVRIEVRDLVGPEELAHDLETKLGLKRAVVADVPEANAVTSLAGAVSSCLTDAGLHPGSVVAIGWGRAVRDIIQAGLEKIPGVITVPANGGMQETASHFQINEFVRLAAEQMGGTPRFLHAPYLPSANLREAFLIDPGIRETISLWDTAEAALVGIGLPHVSATPGQLGVTPDERQLTSAAGDVIRHYFDIDGQLISWSGADRLIALSVQQLREIPSVIGVAVSTAKAAAIIGAARSRLINILVTDVRTAQAVLDLCD; from the coding sequence ATGCTAAGGAGACCTGTAATCTTTTTCAGGGAGGTTGATCTGTCCGATTTCAGCGGGCAGGAGCCGGGATCGTCGCGCGCTCTCCTGCACACCGTCGCCAAGCTGTACTACCTGTCGAATATTCCCCAGAATGAGATCTCAAGACAGCTTGGCCTCTCGACGGCAACCATTTCGCGGCTGCTCAAGCGCGCGCGCGAAGATGGTATTGTGCGGATCGAAGTCCGGGATTTAGTGGGGCCGGAGGAACTGGCGCACGATCTTGAGACGAAACTTGGGTTGAAGCGCGCCGTCGTCGCCGACGTTCCCGAAGCCAACGCCGTCACTTCGCTCGCCGGGGCTGTTTCCAGTTGCCTCACGGATGCCGGCCTTCATCCGGGTTCTGTCGTGGCGATCGGATGGGGAAGAGCCGTTCGGGATATCATCCAAGCCGGCCTGGAGAAAATTCCCGGCGTTATCACCGTGCCAGCCAACGGCGGCATGCAGGAAACAGCCTCTCATTTCCAGATCAACGAGTTTGTTCGCCTGGCGGCGGAACAGATGGGAGGGACGCCTCGATTCCTGCATGCGCCCTACCTGCCGTCGGCCAATTTGCGCGAAGCTTTCCTTATCGACCCCGGCATCCGCGAAACCATCTCCCTGTGGGATACGGCGGAAGCGGCCCTTGTCGGCATCGGCCTGCCGCACGTCAGCGCGACACCGGGCCAACTGGGCGTAACACCCGACGAGCGTCAGCTGACCAGCGCCGCGGGCGACGTCATTCGCCACTATTTTGACATCGACGGACAGCTCATCTCCTGGAGTGGCGCTGATCGGTTGATTGCTTTGTCGGTGCAGCAACTGAGGGAAATCCCGTCGGTTATTGGCGTCGCCGTTTCGACCGCCAAGGCCGCGGCCATTATCGGCGCGGCACGGTCGCGGCTGATAAATATCCTCGTCACCGACGTGCGCACCGCGCAGGCCGTTCTCGACCTCTGCGACTGA